A portion of the bacterium genome contains these proteins:
- a CDS encoding cupin domain-containing protein: MAMPDGQKWKELLGLRPHPEGGFYREAYRSRECLPPEVLPGRCPVAHRISTAIYFMLTRGEFSAFHRLRSDEIWHHYDGASAVIHVIAENGEYRNVRLGKAAERGERPLAAVGAGEFFAAEPAEGPGDFFLVGCTVAPGFEFGDFELSSRSSLLLRFPRHRELILRLTREGGNGGSG; the protein is encoded by the coding sequence ATGGCGATGCCCGATGGTCAAAAATGGAAGGAACTGCTCGGTCTGCGGCCCCATCCCGAGGGCGGGTTTTATCGGGAAGCCTATCGTTCGCGGGAATGCCTCCCTCCCGAGGTTTTGCCGGGGCGGTGTCCCGTCGCCCACCGCATCTCCACCGCGATCTATTTCATGCTTACCCGCGGGGAATTCTCCGCGTTTCACCGCCTCCGTTCGGACGAGATCTGGCACCATTACGACGGCGCCTCGGCGGTTATCCACGTCATCGCAGAGAACGGGGAGTACCGGAACGTCCGCCTGGGAAAAGCGGCCGAACGGGGGGAGCGGCCTCTGGCGGCGGTCGGGGCGGGGGAGTTCTTCGCCGCCGAACCGGCCGAAGGCCCGGGAGATTTTTTCCTGGTCGGCTGCACGGTGGCGCCCGGGTTCGAGTTCGGCGACTTCGAGCTTTCCTCCCGCAGTTCCCTGCTGCTGAGGTTCCCGCGCCACCGGGAGCTGATACTGCGGCTGACCCGAGAAGGGGGAAACGGTGGAAGCGGTTGA
- a CDS encoding NAD(P)/FAD-dependent oxidoreductase, with product MEAVEVVVIGAGVVGLAAAAAAAARGREVLVLERHDSFGRETSSRNSEVIHAGIYYPAGSLRARFCVEGRRELLRLAEAHSIPFRLPGKIIIALAEDDLPVLEDLRRRGEANGVEGLRLIEAGEVRKLEPRVRAVGGLLSPGTGIVDSHRLMAHYEHRVNQAGTVAYNCELIGLDRVGGDWRLRVRDADGDEMELSSRVVVNAAGLGASAVAALAGMDTAGSGYTVYPCKGEYFRLSGSSARLTSRLVYPPPTGISLGLHTVVDLGGGLKIGPNAFYVDEIDHGVDEAHREEFYQGARGYLPELKREDLAPDMAGIRPKLYRKGEPERDFEIRHEAARGFPGLVNLVGIESPGLTAAPAIGRHVADLVEEALSS from the coding sequence GTGGAAGCGGTTGAAGTCGTGGTGATCGGAGCCGGGGTGGTGGGGCTGGCCGCCGCCGCCGCCGCCGCCGCCCGGGGACGCGAGGTGCTGGTGCTGGAGCGGCACGATTCTTTCGGCCGCGAGACCTCGAGCCGCAACAGCGAAGTCATCCATGCCGGGATCTACTACCCGGCCGGTTCCTTAAGGGCGCGGTTCTGCGTGGAGGGGCGGCGCGAACTTCTCCGACTGGCGGAGGCGCATTCCATCCCCTTCCGCCTGCCGGGGAAGATCATCATCGCCCTGGCCGAGGACGACCTCCCCGTGCTCGAAGATCTCCGGCGCCGGGGCGAGGCCAACGGAGTGGAGGGGCTGCGGCTGATCGAGGCCGGGGAAGTCCGGAAACTGGAGCCGCGGGTCCGCGCCGTCGGCGGCCTCCTGTCCCCGGGAACCGGGATCGTCGACAGCCACCGGCTGATGGCGCATTACGAGCACCGGGTCAACCAGGCGGGGACGGTGGCCTACAACTGCGAATTGATCGGGCTCGATCGGGTCGGGGGAGACTGGCGCCTGCGGGTGCGGGACGCCGACGGGGACGAGATGGAGCTGTCGAGCCGGGTCGTCGTCAACGCCGCCGGTCTCGGGGCCTCGGCGGTGGCGGCGCTGGCGGGGATGGATACGGCCGGCTCCGGGTACACCGTCTACCCCTGCAAGGGGGAGTACTTCCGTCTTTCCGGTTCCAGCGCCCGCCTCACCTCCCGGCTGGTTTACCCGCCTCCGACCGGGATCAGCCTGGGCCTGCACACCGTGGTCGACTTGGGAGGAGGGCTCAAGATCGGGCCCAACGCTTTTTACGTGGACGAGATCGATCACGGGGTGGACGAAGCGCACCGGGAGGAGTTCTACCAAGGGGCTCGGGGCTACCTCCCCGAACTGAAACGGGAAGACCTCGCCCCCGACATGGCCGGGATCAGGCCCAAGCTCTACCGCAAGGGGGAACCGGAACGCGATTTCGAGATCAGGCACGAGGCCGCCCGCGGTTTCCCCGGCCTGGTCAACCTGGTCGGAATCGAATCCCCGGGCCTGACCGCCGCTCCCGCCATCGGCCGCCACGTCGCCGACCTGGTTGAAGAAGCCCTTTCCTCCTGA
- a CDS encoding VCBS repeat-containing protein → GDGTTDLTVYRSSLARWLIFGAGFVRWGVVGGTDIPATGDFFLDGSNDPTIFRQGRGRWFIYDPASPERYDIGAPGDIPMTGKSY, encoded by the coding sequence ACGGCGACGGCACCACCGACCTCACCGTCTACCGCTCCTCCCTGGCCCGCTGGCTTATCTTCGGCGCCGGGTTCGTCCGCTGGGGCGTGGTCGGAGGCACCGACATCCCGGCCACCGGCGACTTCTTCCTGGACGGCAGCAACGACCCCACCATCTTCCGGCAGGGCCGCGGCCGCTGGTTCATCTACGACCCCGCCTCCCCCGAGCGCTACGACATCGGCGCCCCCGGCGACATCCCCATGACCGGGAAGAGCTACTGA
- a CDS encoding DHH family phosphoesterase, producing MSQWEKCVEAARGKDPFLILTHNNPDPDALASGAALKLLLEEKAGVRCRIAYGGMLGRDENRAFNRLLRIGAVPVRPGMFRKHRGVALVDCQPGARNTVLPLEIVPAVVIDHHPRLKSTRSEFADIQPDCGATTTILVGYLREAGIEIPAELATALYYGLTSETQHLGRDVTRSDIEASVFLFPKVRHRLISRIEHPVHDRIFFQQLHGALEKAYTYKKFVGARLDELEYPDFVAQFADLLVSLRRATWCFVTGRYAGAIYCSLRTTHTNARAGKLLRRAIGKRGSAGGHDMIAGGQIPVADLSEPEIAAIEDAVYRALYKAIRLPEDLSPSPLVIPRVVHPRA from the coding sequence ATGAGCCAATGGGAAAAGTGCGTGGAGGCGGCCCGGGGGAAGGACCCCTTCCTCATCCTGACCCACAACAACCCCGATCCCGACGCCCTGGCCAGCGGCGCCGCCTTGAAGCTGCTCCTGGAGGAGAAAGCCGGCGTCCGCTGCCGGATCGCCTACGGGGGAATGCTCGGCCGCGACGAGAACCGCGCCTTCAACCGCCTGTTGAGAATCGGGGCGGTCCCGGTCCGGCCGGGAATGTTCCGGAAACACCGGGGCGTGGCGCTGGTGGACTGCCAGCCCGGAGCGCGCAACACCGTGCTTCCCCTGGAGATCGTTCCGGCGGTGGTCATCGACCACCACCCCCGTCTCAAGTCGACGCGGTCGGAATTCGCCGATATTCAGCCCGATTGCGGGGCCACCACCACCATCCTGGTCGGCTATCTGCGGGAGGCGGGGATCGAGATCCCGGCGGAGCTGGCCACGGCCCTGTACTACGGCCTGACCTCCGAGACCCAGCACCTGGGCCGGGACGTCACCCGCAGCGATATCGAGGCCTCGGTCTTTCTTTTTCCCAAGGTCCGGCATCGGCTGATTTCCAGGATCGAGCACCCGGTTCACGACCGGATCTTTTTTCAACAGCTTCACGGAGCTCTGGAAAAAGCCTATACCTATAAAAAGTTCGTGGGAGCCCGGCTCGACGAACTCGAATACCCCGACTTCGTGGCCCAGTTCGCCGACCTCCTGGTCTCCCTGCGCCGGGCGACCTGGTGTTTCGTCACCGGGCGCTACGCGGGGGCCATCTACTGTTCGCTCCGCACCACCCACACCAATGCCCGGGCGGGCAAGCTTCTGCGCCGGGCGATCGGGAAACGCGGCAGCGCGGGCGGCCACGACATGATCGCGGGGGGGCAGATTCCGGTCGCGGACCTGAGCGAGCCGGAAATCGCCGCCATCGAGGACGCGGTCTATCGGGCCCTCTATAAGGCGATCCGTCTCCCGGAAGACTTGAGCCCATCCCCCCTGGTGATTCCCCGGGTCGTTCATCCGCGCGCGTAA
- the galE gene encoding UDP-glucose 4-epimerase GalE, producing MKILVTGGAGYIGSHTCVELLGAGYELAVVDNLDNSSETAVKRVEELGGRPLNFHKIDLLDREGLDRVFSREKPEAVVHFAGLKAVGESVEFPLRYYRNNVTGTIVLCETMREHGVKKLVFSSSATVYGDPERVPITEDFPLKATNPYGRTKLFIEEILRDLHVSDPSWEIVLLRYFNPIGAHESGRIGEDPNGIPNNLLPYIAQVAVGRLPFLRVFGNDYPTPDGTGVRDYIHVTDLALGHVRALEKLDGDLGLAVYNLGTGRGYSVLEVLSAFEKASGRKIPYRILPRRSGDIAACYADPARAAAELGWEARRGIDLMCSDSWRWQSSNPHGYGDRPQP from the coding sequence ATGAAGATACTCGTCACCGGCGGCGCCGGCTATATCGGCAGCCATACCTGCGTGGAACTGCTCGGCGCCGGCTACGAACTGGCGGTGGTGGACAACCTCGACAACAGCTCCGAGACCGCCGTGAAGCGGGTCGAGGAGCTGGGGGGGCGCCCCCTGAACTTCCACAAGATCGACCTGCTCGATCGGGAGGGCCTGGACCGGGTCTTTTCCCGGGAGAAGCCGGAGGCGGTCGTTCACTTCGCCGGGCTCAAGGCGGTGGGAGAATCCGTGGAATTCCCCTTGCGCTACTACCGCAACAACGTCACCGGCACGATCGTCCTGTGCGAAACAATGCGCGAACATGGGGTCAAAAAACTGGTATTCAGCTCGTCCGCCACCGTATACGGCGATCCGGAGCGGGTGCCCATCACCGAGGACTTCCCCCTGAAGGCGACCAACCCCTACGGGCGGACCAAGCTTTTCATCGAGGAAATCCTGCGCGATCTTCACGTCTCCGATCCCTCCTGGGAAATCGTCCTGCTGCGCTACTTCAACCCCATCGGCGCCCACGAAAGCGGAAGGATCGGAGAAGATCCGAACGGCATCCCCAACAACCTCCTTCCCTATATCGCCCAGGTGGCGGTGGGGCGGCTGCCTTTCCTGCGGGTTTTCGGAAACGACTACCCCACTCCCGACGGAACCGGGGTCCGGGATTACATCCACGTGACCGACCTCGCCCTGGGCCACGTCCGGGCCCTGGAAAAACTCGACGGCGACCTCGGCCTGGCCGTCTACAACCTGGGGACCGGCAGGGGCTACAGCGTTCTCGAGGTCCTGAGCGCCTTCGAAAAGGCCAGCGGCCGGAAAATCCCCTACCGGATACTCCCCCGGCGCTCCGGGGACATCGCCGCCTGCTACGCCGACCCCGCGCGCGCGGCCGCGGAACTGGGATGGGAGGCCCGGCGCGGGATCGACCTGATGTGTTCCGATTCCTGGCGCTGGCAGTCGAGCAACCCCCACGGCTACGGAGACCGCCCGCAACCATGA
- a CDS encoding MBL fold metallo-hydrolase, with protein sequence MKTKRHRRTAAVAVWLSLSTFAAVASGESPPSAVAAPEEPTPLRIVFVDVGHGDCVWITTPDDGIPGNGVCEGYDIVIDGGPSSQRIVPLLTEAGLKPGAEIEWMICTHAHNDHYRGLIGVLDEYRVRNIVEPGFRSRGQAFSAFCWLSLVEPASVFYSPAVGIPAIPGLRSLSPSVPCPLDWGGELDAVILHSNPAVSEGNENLSSIVLRLRYGDFSILFTGDEEGKYRDGPASSASLVEAFLLDRYCREGENGLAATVVKVPHHGSETSSTVPFIEAVGAKEAVICAGNRYGLPDRSVVERYRSAGCRVWSTDRGDRGRPASDCHGDDDIVISSDGRSYEIRYLNPDPGGVLPVPPTAAAAGF encoded by the coding sequence ATGAAGACGAAGCGCCACCGCAGGACGGCGGCGGTCGCGGTATGGTTGTCGCTGTCGACGTTCGCCGCCGTCGCTTCCGGGGAATCGCCGCCGTCGGCGGTTGCGGCGCCGGAGGAACCGACGCCGCTGCGGATCGTTTTCGTCGACGTCGGCCACGGGGATTGCGTCTGGATCACCACTCCCGACGACGGCATCCCCGGCAACGGGGTCTGCGAGGGGTACGACATCGTCATCGACGGGGGGCCGAGTTCGCAGAGGATCGTCCCGCTCCTCACCGAAGCCGGATTGAAGCCCGGCGCCGAGATCGAGTGGATGATCTGCACCCACGCCCACAACGATCATTACCGGGGCTTGATCGGGGTGCTCGACGAGTACCGGGTCAGGAACATCGTCGAACCCGGGTTCCGTTCTCGGGGACAGGCCTTCAGCGCCTTCTGCTGGCTGTCTCTGGTGGAGCCGGCGAGCGTCTTCTATTCCCCCGCGGTCGGCATCCCCGCCATTCCCGGTCTGAGATCCCTCTCTCCTTCGGTCCCGTGCCCGCTCGATTGGGGCGGAGAACTCGACGCCGTCATCCTCCACAGCAACCCGGCCGTCTCCGAAGGGAACGAGAACCTGAGTTCCATCGTCCTGCGTCTGCGTTACGGGGATTTCAGCATCCTTTTCACCGGCGACGAGGAAGGAAAATACCGGGACGGCCCGGCCTCGTCGGCGTCCCTGGTGGAAGCGTTTCTGCTCGACCGCTATTGCCGGGAAGGGGAGAACGGTCTGGCCGCAACCGTGGTCAAGGTCCCCCACCACGGGAGCGAGACGTCCTCGACGGTCCCGTTCATCGAGGCGGTGGGGGCGAAGGAGGCGGTGATCTGCGCCGGCAACCGCTACGGACTGCCCGACCGGTCGGTGGTCGAGCGCTACCGGAGCGCCGGCTGCCGGGTCTGGTCGACCGATCGCGGCGACCGGGGCCGGCCGGCGTCCGACTGCCACGGCGACGACGACATCGTCATCAGCAGCGACGGGCGGTCCTACGAGATCCGCTACCTGAATCCGGACCCGGGCGGGGTTCTCCCCGTGCCGCCGACGGCCGCCGCCGCCGGTTTCTAA
- a CDS encoding amidohydrolase family protein, whose product MEKRFKLLRARLLVPLSEEIGFETRYQDGYVLIEGDRIREVGKYYEGIGERIIEECGRELQVVGAKKERDYREKDIPCIDGVLLPGFVKAHGHNHEPPIIGLAKDQPLTSWLDHAVNLFTGFLTEEAEGLAKTFGKSANLVTFNKALLDDVYYGITSAMNHQCNFSKYHVRDMVLAADAVGTKLTVAVGSQDRNYDPRILDTPETAVRRLDEYLEFLGDRPRVRVCPGPDQAFSNSAEMVRAQKEWADAHDTIFHMHSSEEPNTTRWFYSQYLASPVQYLHEAGVLDPNTILAHQVNCTPVDLEILAGTGTKVVHNPLANTILGSGMPPVIEMMAKGIPVVISTDGSGSADNQNILSAAKLASQYQKALNQNARLLPAQQVLEMITVLPARFLGINAGSLEPGRDADVVLVDLDRPNLTPTRVDNVVENLIWAADGSEVRWVIANGRLLKDDYRFVVQDEEKIKAEVMLLSRLLMEYAGTRPEIKATGVRGAGEEA is encoded by the coding sequence ATGGAAAAACGTTTCAAACTGCTGCGGGCCCGGCTTCTGGTGCCCTTGAGCGAAGAGATCGGGTTCGAGACCCGCTACCAGGACGGCTATGTCCTGATCGAGGGGGACCGGATCCGGGAGGTAGGGAAGTATTACGAAGGCATCGGAGAGCGGATCATCGAAGAGTGCGGCCGGGAGCTTCAGGTGGTCGGGGCCAAAAAGGAGCGGGATTACCGGGAGAAGGACATCCCCTGCATCGACGGAGTGCTTCTTCCCGGTTTCGTCAAGGCCCACGGACACAACCACGAACCCCCCATCATCGGCCTGGCCAAGGACCAGCCCCTGACTTCCTGGCTGGACCACGCCGTCAACCTCTTCACCGGGTTTCTGACCGAGGAAGCCGAAGGCCTGGCCAAGACCTTCGGCAAATCGGCCAACCTGGTCACCTTCAACAAGGCCCTCCTCGACGACGTCTATTACGGCATCACCAGCGCCATGAACCACCAGTGCAACTTCAGCAAGTACCACGTCAGGGACATGGTCCTGGCGGCGGACGCGGTGGGAACCAAGCTCACCGTCGCGGTGGGGAGCCAGGACCGCAACTACGATCCCCGGATTCTGGACACACCCGAAACCGCCGTGCGCCGTTTGGACGAATACCTGGAATTTCTGGGGGACCGGCCCCGGGTCCGCGTCTGCCCCGGTCCCGACCAGGCGTTTTCCAACAGCGCCGAGATGGTACGGGCGCAGAAAGAGTGGGCCGACGCCCACGACACCATTTTTCACATGCACAGTTCGGAAGAACCCAACACCACCCGCTGGTTTTACTCCCAGTACCTGGCCAGCCCGGTCCAGTACCTCCACGAAGCGGGCGTCCTCGATCCCAACACTATTCTCGCCCATCAGGTCAACTGCACCCCCGTGGACCTGGAGATATTGGCGGGGACCGGGACCAAGGTCGTGCACAACCCCCTGGCCAACACCATCCTGGGCTCGGGGATGCCCCCGGTGATCGAGATGATGGCCAAGGGCATCCCGGTGGTGATCTCGACCGACGGCTCCGGCTCCGCCGACAACCAGAACATCCTCTCCGCCGCCAAACTGGCGTCGCAGTACCAAAAAGCGCTCAACCAGAACGCCCGTCTCCTGCCCGCCCAGCAGGTCTTGGAAATGATCACGGTTCTACCCGCCCGTTTCCTGGGGATCAACGCCGGCTCCCTCGAACCCGGTCGCGACGCCGACGTGGTCCTCGTCGACCTCGACCGCCCCAACCTGACTCCGACCCGGGTCGACAACGTGGTCGAGAACCTGATCTGGGCGGCGGACGGGAGCGAGGTCCGCTGGGTGATCGCCAACGGGCGCCTGCTCAAGGACGATTACCGGTTCGTGGTCCAGGACGAGGAGAAGATCAAGGCCGAAGTGATGCTCCTGTCCCGCCTGCTCATGGAGTACGCCGGTACCCGTCCCGAAATCAAGGCCACCGGCGTCAGGGGCGCGGGCGAGGAGGCCTGA
- a CDS encoding M28 family peptidase, with amino-acid sequence MGNAEQPERAAPGAGADAVVEEIKTHIRALASEIGPRPTGSAANRAAGDYIAGALAQKGYEPRKQEFPCLDWIPGVSSLSRDGRTVALCSHPFSPPAEVTAPAVMVGDLPALERASLRDRICFLHGELASEPLFPKRFPFFNLPHHQKIIGLLEAKRPLAAVFVHQGDTIPAPLMEDGDFFIPSATAPAAALALLKEADGTETTVKIAGRTSPASGFNVVARRPGQGRAVVCAHYDTKPDTPGAVDNAGGVAAVLALAGIVARDEPETGVEFVAFNGEDYYAASGEVAYLASADIRDVSLVFNIDGVGAARRAALASFNLGDAGARRLKTLLPEHSALVETGLWPEGDHMLFAAAGVPGMTFTSEGIHSLLGSLIHTPADRAERVRVPVLAAVVAFIASFLGEGGGRE; translated from the coding sequence ATGGGCAACGCGGAACAACCCGAACGGGCCGCCCCCGGCGCCGGAGCGGACGCCGTGGTCGAAGAGATCAAAACCCATATCCGGGCCCTGGCTTCCGAAATCGGGCCTCGCCCCACGGGTTCGGCCGCCAACCGGGCCGCCGGCGATTACATCGCCGGCGCTCTCGCCCAGAAGGGCTACGAACCACGGAAACAGGAATTTCCCTGCCTGGACTGGATCCCGGGGGTTTCTTCCCTCTCCCGGGACGGCCGGACCGTGGCCCTGTGCTCCCATCCTTTTTCGCCGCCGGCGGAAGTCACGGCCCCGGCGGTGATGGTCGGCGACCTCCCGGCCCTGGAGAGAGCCTCGCTGCGGGACCGCATCTGCTTCCTGCACGGCGAACTCGCCTCCGAGCCCCTTTTTCCCAAGCGGTTCCCGTTCTTCAACCTTCCCCACCATCAGAAGATCATCGGGTTGCTGGAAGCGAAACGGCCGCTGGCGGCGGTCTTCGTCCATCAGGGGGACACGATCCCCGCCCCCCTGATGGAGGACGGAGATTTTTTCATTCCCTCGGCGACCGCCCCGGCGGCCGCGCTCGCCCTGCTCAAGGAAGCCGACGGAACCGAAACCACGGTGAAGATCGCCGGCAGGACCTCCCCGGCGTCCGGATTCAACGTCGTCGCCCGCCGGCCGGGCCAGGGGCGGGCGGTCGTCTGCGCCCACTACGACACCAAGCCCGACACCCCCGGGGCGGTCGACAACGCCGGGGGGGTGGCCGCGGTGCTGGCCCTGGCCGGCATCGTCGCCCGGGACGAACCGGAGACGGGCGTCGAATTCGTCGCCTTCAACGGGGAGGATTACTACGCCGCCAGCGGCGAAGTCGCCTACCTGGCCTCGGCCGACATCCGGGACGTGTCCCTGGTCTTCAACATCGACGGGGTCGGAGCCGCCCGCAGAGCGGCCCTGGCCTCCTTCAACCTCGGCGACGCCGGCGCCCGGAGGCTGAAGACCCTCCTGCCGGAACATTCCGCCCTGGTCGAAACCGGCCTCTGGCCCGAAGGGGACCATATGCTCTTCGCCGCGGCCGGAGTCCCCGGAATGACGTTTACCTCGGAGGGGATCCACTCCCTCCTCGGGAGTTTGATCCATACCCCGGCCGACCGGGCGGAACGGGTCCGGGTGCCCGTTCTCGCCGCCGTCGTCGCTTTCATCGCCTCCTTCCTCGGCGAGGGCGGCGGCAGGGAGTAA
- a CDS encoding radical SAM protein, whose translation MKAFLFNPPGTKFQRGEDRCQADVEAGATVTLRPPNDLGYLAALLRAEGWEVRLRDYPARGEGAQTLWSEAESFGPDLALLSTTVGSLPADAAVLAEFKRRLPGTFLAAKGAPFSVYTDEFFGTPAYRGLDAGIRGEAEAVVPGLARALSAGGPLESVDGIMLRRGERMIARGEPGLVADLDRLPYPDRSLMDNRLYTLPSGRPLATVQTARGCPCSCSFCLTPVLSGSKLRSRGRENILGELEECVRRFGIGDFFFRADTFTLDREFVIGLCRGIVASGLKVRWVANSRVDTLDAEMLAWMRRAGCWLVALGLESGSDRTLARAGKGTTTGQGRRAVALARAAGLKTLGFFMIGFPWETESAIRATMAYALEVDCDFAEVHIAVPYPGTALFREAAAAGLISTPEPGYDYFLAPPAGTEHLARERLSALRTEFLRKLYCRPSYVVRTLAGIRNWREGREYLVRGCRILGAAGRSRRPG comes from the coding sequence GTGAAGGCATTCCTCTTCAACCCTCCCGGCACGAAGTTCCAGCGGGGAGAGGACCGTTGCCAGGCGGACGTCGAAGCCGGCGCCACCGTCACCCTGCGCCCCCCCAACGACCTCGGCTATCTGGCGGCGCTGCTGCGGGCCGAGGGGTGGGAAGTCAGGCTCCGCGACTACCCCGCGCGAGGGGAAGGGGCGCAGACGCTGTGGAGCGAGGCGGAATCGTTCGGGCCCGACCTCGCCCTCCTCAGCACCACGGTCGGGTCGCTTCCCGCCGACGCCGCGGTCCTGGCCGAATTCAAGCGCCGGCTTCCCGGCACCTTCCTGGCGGCCAAGGGGGCCCCCTTCAGCGTCTATACCGACGAATTCTTCGGCACTCCCGCCTACCGGGGCCTGGACGCCGGGATCCGGGGCGAGGCCGAGGCCGTCGTTCCCGGCCTCGCCCGGGCTTTGAGCGCGGGCGGGCCGCTCGAGTCCGTGGACGGGATCATGCTCCGGAGGGGGGAGCGAATGATCGCCCGGGGCGAGCCGGGCCTGGTGGCGGACCTCGACCGGCTGCCCTACCCGGACCGAAGCCTGATGGACAACCGGCTCTACACGCTCCCTTCCGGACGCCCCCTGGCCACGGTGCAGACGGCGCGGGGTTGCCCCTGCTCCTGCAGCTTCTGCCTGACGCCGGTCTTGTCGGGAAGCAAGCTCCGCAGCCGCGGCCGGGAAAACATCCTGGGGGAACTGGAGGAATGCGTCCGTCGGTTCGGGATCGGGGATTTTTTCTTTCGGGCCGACACGTTCACCCTGGACCGGGAGTTCGTCATCGGCCTCTGCCGGGGGATCGTCGCCTCCGGCCTGAAGGTCCGCTGGGTGGCCAACAGCCGGGTCGACACCCTCGACGCGGAAATGTTGGCCTGGATGAGGCGGGCCGGTTGCTGGCTGGTGGCGCTGGGTCTGGAGTCCGGTTCGGACCGGACGCTGGCCCGGGCGGGCAAGGGGACGACGACCGGGCAGGGCCGGCGGGCGGTGGCCCTGGCGCGCGCCGCCGGTTTGAAGACCCTGGGCTTCTTCATGATCGGGTTCCCCTGGGAGACGGAGAGCGCTATCCGCGCCACCATGGCCTACGCCTTGGAAGTGGACTGCGATTTCGCCGAAGTCCACATCGCGGTCCCCTACCCGGGAACGGCCCTCTTCCGGGAAGCGGCGGCGGCGGGTCTGATCTCGACTCCGGAACCCGGTTACGACTATTTTCTGGCTCCTCCCGCCGGGACCGAGCACCTCGCCCGGGAGCGCCTGTCGGCCCTGCGCACGGAATTCCTGCGCAAGCTCTACTGCCGCCCGTCCTATGTCGTCCGCACCCTGGCGGGTATCCGGAACTGGAGGGAGGGCCGGGAATACCTGGTCAGGGGCTGCCGGATATTGGGAGCCGCCGGACGTTCCCGGAGACCGGGGTGA